Within the Enterococcus hirae ATCC 9790 genome, the region GACGAATCGACAACGGGATGCAACGTTTCTTAGAGATCTTATCTGGGATTCCTAATCTGGTAGTCATGATTTTAATGTTGGTTGTTTTTGAACCAGGTATTTTTTCCATCGTGGCAGCAATGGCGATCACGAACTGGATTCCGATGGCTCGTATCGTTCGAGCGCAAACCCTGAAACTGAAAGATCAAGAATATGTGTTAGCTGGTATGACATTAGGTGAATCGAAATTGAAAATTGCCTTCAAACACATTTTACCGAACATTTCCAGTGTAATCATTATTCAAATGATGTTTAGTATTCCATCGGCAATTTTCTTTGAAGCCTTTTTAAGTTTCATTGGTTTGGGGCTAACGCCACCATCTGCTTCATTGGGAACAATGCTGAGTGATGGCTATAAAACTTTCTTGTACCTGCCATATCTATTATGGATCCCTGCGGCAACGTTGTCTGTTATCATGATCGGCTTCAATTTACTAGCGGACGGATTACGTGATGCCTTTGACCCTAAAATGAAAGAGTGAGGAATATGACAAAAGTTCTTGAAGTTAAAAATTTGCAAATCTCATTTGATACGTACGCTGGGAAAGTCCGAGCGATCCGCGGTGTCAATTTTCATTTAAACAAAGGCGAGACTCTAGCAATTGTTGGAGAATCTGGTAGTGGGAAATCAGTCACTACCAGAAGTATCATGAGATTGTTATCAAGTAATGCTACGATCGATTCGGGCGAGATTTTATTCAAAGGAAAAAATATTGTCGATCAATCAGAAAAAGCCATGCAAAAAATTCGTGGGAAAGAAATCGCAATGATTTTCCAAGATCCAATGACTTCTCTCGATCCTACGATGACGATTGGGAAACAAGTGGCGGAATCCTTGCGAAAACACAATAAAGTTTCGAAAAAAGAAGGACAAAAAGCAGCATTGGAATTACTAAACTTAGTCGGGATTCCTGAGGCTGAAAAACGGATCAACAGTTATCCTCACCAATTTTCAGGAGGACAACGGCAACGGATCGTCATTGCGATTGCGTTGATCTGTTACCCGGAGATCTTGATCGCTGATGAACCAACAACTGCATTAGATGTTACGATTCAAGCCCAGATTTTAGAACTGCTAAAAGAAATCCAAACGAAAATCGATACCTCGATTATCTTCATCACACATGACTTAGGTGTAGTAGCAAATGTAGCGGATCGGGTAGCGGTGATGTATGGCGGAAAGATCGTTGAAGTGGGTACCTCGGAAGAAATTTTTTATCATCCGCAACATCCTTACACTTGGGGCTTGTTAGGTTCGATGCCAACCTTAGATAGTGCGAATGAACGACTTTATGCGATCCCAGGTTCACCACCTGATTTATTGAATCCACCTAAAGGCGATGCCTTTTATCCACGGAATGAATATGCCTTGCAGATTGATGCAGAAGAAGAACCACCATTTTTTGAATTATCAAAAACACATCAAGCAGCAACTTGGCTTTTAGCACCTCAAGCACCAAAAGTAGAGCCACCTGAAGAAATCAAACGTCGTTGGGCGATTTTTGAAGAAAAGCAAAAAGCGAATGGAGGGATGACGAATGCCAAAAAAACTGCTAGAGGTTAATGGTCTAAAACAATATTTCAATATTGGAAAGAAAAATGAAGTTCATGCAGTCAATGATATTAGCTTTCATATTTATGAAGGAGAAACCTTTGGCTTAGTTGGTGAATCAGGTAGTGGTAAATCAACCACTGGGCGGACAGTCATTCGCTTAAATGAACCGACCGATGGCGAGATTTTCTTTGATGGAAAAGATGTCACCAAGCTAAAAGGAAAACAAGAAATGGCTAAGTTTCG harbors:
- a CDS encoding ABC transporter ATP-binding protein; the protein is MTKVLEVKNLQISFDTYAGKVRAIRGVNFHLNKGETLAIVGESGSGKSVTTRSIMRLLSSNATIDSGEILFKGKNIVDQSEKAMQKIRGKEIAMIFQDPMTSLDPTMTIGKQVAESLRKHNKVSKKEGQKAALELLNLVGIPEAEKRINSYPHQFSGGQRQRIVIAIALICYPEILIADEPTTALDVTIQAQILELLKEIQTKIDTSIIFITHDLGVVANVADRVAVMYGGKIVEVGTSEEIFYHPQHPYTWGLLGSMPTLDSANERLYAIPGSPPDLLNPPKGDAFYPRNEYALQIDAEEEPPFFELSKTHQAATWLLAPQAPKVEPPEEIKRRWAIFEEKQKANGGMTNAKKTARG
- a CDS encoding ABC transporter permease — translated: MELIPKRYETIADIPADKFLPLQKNTEEEREQIAAPSLNFIQDSWRRLKKNKAAVVSMILLSVIILISIVTIFVSPHNPTAQNIDYINLPPRIPGLNIDGLNGKAMVGGELVDKYAQANVPANVNFFLGTDGLGRDVLSRLFMGTRISLLIAFIAALLDVTIGVAYGLISGLLGGRIDNGMQRFLEILSGIPNLVVMILMLVVFEPGIFSIVAAMAITNWIPMARIVRAQTLKLKDQEYVLAGMTLGESKLKIAFKHILPNISSVIIIQMMFSIPSAIFFEAFLSFIGLGLTPPSASLGTMLSDGYKTFLYLPYLLWIPAATLSVIMIGFNLLADGLRDAFDPKMKE